A section of the Chryseobacterium ginsenosidimutans genome encodes:
- the lpdA gene encoding dihydrolipoyl dehydrogenase translates to MSQFDVTVIGSGPGGYVAAIRAAQLGFTTAIIEKYPTLGGTCLNVGCIPSKALLDSSEHFENAKHNFAGHGIIINEPQADIARMIERKNEVVKQNTDGINYLMNKNKITVFEGVGSFESATQIKVTKNDGSTEIIDSKYTIIATGSKPSSLPFITLDKERVITSTEALNLKEIPKHLVVIGGGVIGLELGSVYLRLGAQVTVVEFMDKIIPTMDGALSKELTKVLKKQGMKFMLSTAVSAVERNGDTVKVTAKDKKGEEVTVEGDYCLVSVGRKPYTDGLGLEKAGVELDERGRVKTNDHLQTNVANIYAIGDVIKGAMLAHKAEEEGVLVAEILAGQKPHINYNLIPGVVYTWPEVAGVGKTEEQLKEEGVAYKVGSFPMRALGRSRASGDVDGLVKIIADEKTDEVLGMHIIGARAADLIAEGVIAMEFRASAEDIARSSHAHPTYAEAIKEAALDATGKRPIHM, encoded by the coding sequence ATGAGTCAATTTGATGTTACCGTAATCGGTTCTGGTCCTGGTGGTTATGTTGCTGCAATTCGTGCTGCACAATTAGGTTTCACAACAGCAATTATTGAAAAATATCCAACTTTAGGAGGAACTTGCCTTAATGTGGGATGTATTCCTTCAAAAGCGCTTTTAGACAGTTCTGAGCATTTTGAGAACGCAAAACACAATTTTGCAGGCCACGGAATCATTATCAATGAGCCTCAAGCTGATATCGCAAGAATGATCGAGCGTAAAAACGAGGTGGTAAAACAAAATACAGACGGAATCAATTACCTGATGAACAAAAACAAAATAACTGTTTTTGAAGGCGTTGGAAGCTTCGAATCTGCAACTCAGATCAAAGTGACTAAAAACGACGGTTCTACAGAAATAATCGATTCTAAATATACAATCATTGCAACAGGTTCTAAGCCATCTTCTTTACCTTTCATCACTTTGGATAAAGAAAGAGTGATTACATCTACGGAAGCTTTAAACCTTAAAGAAATTCCTAAGCATTTAGTTGTAATCGGAGGTGGAGTTATCGGTCTTGAATTAGGTTCTGTTTACTTAAGATTAGGCGCTCAGGTAACTGTTGTTGAGTTTATGGATAAGATCATTCCTACAATGGACGGAGCTTTAAGTAAAGAATTAACAAAAGTTTTAAAGAAACAAGGTATGAAATTCATGCTTTCTACGGCTGTTTCTGCTGTTGAAAGAAATGGAGATACTGTAAAGGTAACTGCTAAAGATAAAAAAGGAGAAGAAGTAACTGTTGAAGGAGATTATTGTTTGGTTTCTGTAGGTAGAAAACCTTACACAGACGGTCTTGGACTTGAAAAAGCTGGTGTTGAGCTGGACGAAAGAGGAAGAGTAAAAACTAACGATCACTTACAGACAAATGTTGCAAACATCTACGCGATCGGAGATGTTATAAAAGGAGCAATGTTGGCTCACAAGGCGGAAGAAGAGGGAGTTTTAGTTGCAGAAATTTTAGCGGGTCAAAAACCACACATCAATTACAATTTGATTCCGGGAGTTGTTTACACTTGGCCTGAAGTTGCAGGTGTTGGTAAAACTGAAGAGCAGCTGAAAGAAGAAGGAGTAGCTTATAAAGTTGGATCTTTCCCAATGAGAGCACTAGGAAGAAGCCGCGCAAGTGGTGATGTTGATGGTTTGGTAAAAATTATTGCTGATGAAAAAACTGACGAAGTTTTAGGAATGCACATTATCGGAGCAAGAGCTGCTGATTTAATTGCTGAAGGTGTAATTGCAATGGAATTCCGTGCAAGTGCAGAAGATATCGCAAGAAGTTCTCACGCTCACCCGACTTATGCAGAAGCGATTAAAGAAGCTGCATTAGATGCTACGGGAAAAAGACCTATTCATATGTAA
- a CDS encoding CvfB family protein gives MLLGKTQTLKISEKNNSGWILTDESGEKAFLPKIFTQDEKEVGDDIEVFVYQDDGKLKATTEIPLAEVGEFAVMSAVQSLPSGAFMDWGIIKDLFIPYKQQKSKIVEGKRYLVNLYVDEDLDLITGTTKFKRNPQYQDLPFQKGDKVDLIMMNESELGWNVVINKKYIGLIYTSDVFKKLYPLSEERGYIKDIREDGKIDVSLQPEGFENIDEFKQKILDKLEENYGLLHLSDKSSPEEIKDEIQMSKKNFKKAIGGLYKDKIIDILDDKIKLL, from the coding sequence ATGCTACTCGGAAAAACTCAAACTTTAAAAATTTCAGAAAAAAATAATTCAGGATGGATCTTAACGGATGAATCCGGTGAAAAGGCATTTTTGCCAAAGATTTTCACTCAGGATGAAAAAGAAGTTGGTGATGATATTGAAGTTTTCGTGTATCAGGACGATGGGAAATTAAAAGCAACTACTGAAATTCCTTTAGCGGAAGTAGGAGAGTTTGCCGTGATGAGTGCTGTTCAGAGTCTTCCAAGCGGGGCTTTTATGGATTGGGGAATTATTAAAGATTTGTTCATTCCCTACAAACAACAGAAATCTAAAATTGTTGAGGGCAAAAGATATTTGGTTAATCTGTATGTAGATGAAGATCTTGATTTGATTACCGGAACCACAAAATTCAAAAGAAATCCTCAGTATCAGGATTTACCTTTCCAAAAAGGAGACAAGGTTGATCTGATTATGATGAATGAAAGTGAATTGGGCTGGAATGTTGTCATCAATAAAAAATATATCGGATTGATTTACACTTCAGATGTTTTTAAAAAATTATATCCTTTATCTGAAGAAAGGGGTTACATCAAAGATATTCGCGAGGATGGTAAAATAGACGTATCATTACAACCGGAAGGTTTTGAGAATATTGACGAATTTAAACAGAAAATTCTTGATAAACTTGAAGAAAATTATGGTTTGCTTCATCTATCAGACAAATCTTCCCCGGAAGAGATCAAAGATGAAATCCAGATGAGTAAAAAGAATTTTAAGAAAGCAATCGGTGGATTGTATAAGGATAAAATCATCGATATTTTAGACGATAAAATTAAATTATTATAA